Proteins co-encoded in one Brassica rapa cultivar Chiifu-401-42 chromosome A02, CAAS_Brap_v3.01, whole genome shotgun sequence genomic window:
- the LOC103854498 gene encoding basic leucine zipper 43-like, giving the protein MQPQADVFSLHNYINSSNPSPYPSHFPISPPYPINGLNLNPFYGIQSATNNPQSMSLSSNSTSDEAEEQQTDKNIINERKQRRMISNRESARRSRMRKQRHLDELWSQVMWFRVENYQLLDKLNNLSESHEKILQENVQLKGETSELKQVISDMKIQSPFSCFGDDIIPIE; this is encoded by the coding sequence ATGCAGCCGCAAGCAGACGTTTTCAGCCTCCATAACTACATAAACTCCTCGAACCCATCTCCATATCCTTCCCATTTCCCCATATCCCCGCCATATCCGATCAACGGTCTAAACCTGAATCCCTTCTACGGAATTCAAAGTGCTACTAACAATCCACAATCCATGAGCCTAAGCAGCAACTCGACATCAGATGAAGCAGAAGAGCAGCAGACGGACAAAAACATAATCAACGAGCGGAAGCAGAGAAGGATGATATCAAACAGAGAATCAGCAAGGAGATCGCGTATGAGGAAGCAGCGACACCTTGACGAGCTTTGGTCTCAGGTGATGTGGTTCAGGGTCGAGAACTATCAGTTGCTTGATAAGCTTAACAATCTCTCTGAATCTCACGAAAAGATTCTTCAAGAGAATGTTCAGCTCAAAGGGGAAACATCTGAGTTAAAGCAGGTGATTAGTGATATGAAAATTCAAAGCCCTTTCTCTTGCTTCGGAGACGATATAATCCCCATTGAATAG